A stretch of DNA from Candidatus Methylomirabilota bacterium:
CTCACGCTCATGGGCTGGGTCGGCGCCTTCACCGCGCTGCTCGCCGCGAGCATGGCGTGCGTCGAGAGCGACATCAAGCGTGTCCTCGCGTACTCGACGGTCTCGCAGCTCGGGTACATGATGGCCGCCGCGGGCGCCGGCGCGGCGGACGCGAGCGTCCTGCACCTCCTGACCCACGGCGTGTTCAAGGCGCTCCTCTTCCTCGCGGCGGGCGCGGTGATCCACGCGGTCGGGACCAACGACATCTTCCGGATGGGCGGCCTCTTCCGCGGGATGCCGCAGACGGGCGTGGTCTTCGTCGTCGGCACGCTCGCGCTCGCGGGCGTGCCGCCGCTCGCCGGCTTCTTCTCGAAGGAGGCGATCCTCGCGGGCGTCTGGGAGGCGGAGCTCCGGGGGCCCTTCCTCATGCTCGCGCTCACGGCGTTCCTGACCGCGTTCTACATGTTCCGCGTCGTCTTCCTCGTGTTCTTCGGGCGGGCGCGCGCGCCCGGTCACCCGCACGAGGCGCCGTGGACGATGCGGGGCCCGCTCTGGTTCCTCGCGCTGGTCACCGTCGGGTGGGGGGTGCGCTTTGCGCTCGCGGAAGACG
This window harbors:
- a CDS encoding proton-conducting transporter membrane subunit; this encodes LTLMGWVGAFTALLAASMACVESDIKRVLAYSTVSQLGYMMAAAGAGAADASVLHLLTHGVFKALLFLAAGAVIHAVGTNDIFRMGGLFRGMPQTGVVFVVGTLALAGVPPLAGFFSKEAILAGVWEAELRGPFLMLALTAFLTAFYMFRVVFLVFFGRARAPGHPHEAPWTMRGPLWFLALVTVGWGVRFALAEDGGHHGPGWLAPVSVALALGGILLAWAAYQRGAVDPARLAGTFPLSALDVLARRRYGLDALYAGLYRGFILGFSRLVGWVDRYLVDGVLNFLSAWTLRGGDLLRRLQSGQAQDYVYGVAFGVLLLFVWAQWWRR